A single Camelus ferus isolate YT-003-E chromosome 3, BCGSAC_Cfer_1.0, whole genome shotgun sequence DNA region contains:
- the LOC102511528 gene encoding LOW QUALITY PROTEIN: olfactory receptor 2AK2-like (The sequence of the model RefSeq protein was modified relative to this genomic sequence to represent the inferred CDS: substituted 1 base at 1 genomic stop codon), with protein MEFLNIVSFGSFIXAMKTENQTIETDFIFLGLFQYGPMDSFLFVAIAILFSVALMGNITLILLIRLDPRLHTPMYFLLSQLSFIDMMYIPTTVPKMAVNFLSNSKTITFLGCEIQTFVFLVLGGTEALLLGFMSYDRYVAICHPLRYPVLMSKRICWFLVTCAWTSSSVNSLIHTVYVFQLPFCTSRLVNHFFCEVPSLLPLVCQDTSQYEHTILLSSLIILLLPFTAIVASYACVLTVVFQMSSGKGQTKAISTCSSHLLVASLFYMTTLSTYTRPHSLHSPEEDKTVAVFYTMITPLLNPFIYSLRNKEVMGALRRLFVWKM; from the coding sequence ATGGAATTCTTAAATATTGTCAGCTTTGGTAGTTTTATTTAAgccatgaaaacagaaaatcagactATTGAAACAGATTTTATATTTCTCGGTCTTTTCCAATATGGTCCAATGGACTCTTTCCTCTTCGTTGCCATCGCCATCCTGTTTTCAGTGGCTCTGATGGGGAACATCACACTGATTCTTCTCATTCGACTGGACCCCAGACTCCACACTCCAATGTACTTTCTCCTCAGTCAGCTCTCTTTCATCGACATGATGTACATCCCCACCACTGTGCCCAAGATGGCAGTTAACTTTCTGTCCAATAGTAAGACCATTACTTTTCTAGGCTGTGAGATTCAGACATTTGTGTTCTTGGTCCTTGGCGGAACTGAAGCCCTTCTTCTTGGGTTCATGTCTTATGatcgctacgtggccatctgtcATCCTTTACGTTACCCTGTGCTCATGAGCAAGAGGATCTGTTGGTTCTTGGTCACGTGTGCGTGGACCAGTAGTTCTGTCAACTCTTTAATTCATACGGTGTATGTGTTTCAACTTCCCTTCTGTACATCTCGACTCGTCAACCACTTCTTCTGTGAAGTCCCATCCCTATTGCCATTGGTGTGTCAGGACACTTCTCAGTATGAACATACGATCCTCCTGAGCAGCCTTATTATTCTGTTGTTACCATTCACGGCCATTGTGGCTTCCTACGCCTGTGTGCTCACTGTGGTTTTCCAGATGAGTTCAGGAAAAGGACAGACAAAAGCGATCTCCACCTGTTCCTCTCACCTGCTTGTGGCAAGTCTGTTCTACATGACCACTCTCTCCACCTATACCAGGCCTCACTCCCTGCATTCACCTGAAGAGGATAAGACAGTAGCTGTGTTTTACACAATGATTACACCTCTTCTGAACCCATTTATCTACAGCCTGAGGAATAAAGAAGTTATGGGGGCCTTGAGGAGACTATTTGTATGGAAAATGTGA
- the LOC102511777 gene encoding LOW QUALITY PROTEIN: olfactory receptor 2AK2-like (The sequence of the model RefSeq protein was modified relative to this genomic sequence to represent the inferred CDS: substituted 1 base at 1 genomic stop codon) — MKTGNQTVETDFTLLGLFQYGPMDSFLFVAIAILFSVALMGNITLILLIRLDPRLHTPMYFLLSQLSFIDMMYISTTVPKMAVNFLSNSKTITFLGCEIQTFVFLVLGGTEALLLGFMSYDRYVAICHPLRYPVLMSKRICWFLVTCAWTSSSLSSLIPTVYIFQLPFCPSXLINHFFCEIPSLVPLVCQDISEYEYTVLLSGLIILLLPFMAILTSYACVLTVVFQMSSGKGQTKAISTCSSHLLVASLFYTTTLSTYTTPHSMHSPEQDKVVAVFYTIITPLLNPFIYSLRNKEVIGALRRLIGLCIFVQKI, encoded by the coding sequence atgaaaacaggaaatcaaacgGTTGAAACAGATTTTACACTTCTCGGTCTTTTCCAGTATGGTCCAATGGACTCTTTCCTCTTCGTTGCCATCGCCATCCTGTTTTCAGTGGCTCTGATGGGGAACATCACACTGATTCTTCTCATTCGACTGGACCCCAGACTCCACACTCCAATGTACTTTCTCCTCAGTCAGCTCTCTTTCATCGACATGATGTACATCTCCACCACTGTGCCCAAGATGGCAGTTAACTTTCTGTCCAATAGTAAGACCATTACTTTTCTAGGCTGTGAGATTCAGACATTTGTGTTCTTGGTCCTTGGCGGAACTGAAGCCCTTCTTCTTGGGTTCATGTCTTATGatcgctacgtggccatctgtcATCCTTTACGTTACCCTGTGCTCATGAGCAAGAGGATCTGTTGGTTCTTGGTCACATGTGCGTGGACCAGTAGTTCTCTGAGCTCTTTAATACCTACAGTATATATATTTCAACTTCCTTTCTGTCCATCTTGACTCATCAACCACTTCTTCTGTGAAATTCCATCCCTGGTGCCATTGGTGTGTCAGGACATTTCCGAGTATGAATATACAGTACTCCTGAGTGGACTTATTATTCTGTTGTTACCATTCATGGCAATTCTGACTTCCTATGCCTGTGTGCTCACTGTGGTTTTCCAGATGAGTTCAGGAAAAGGACAGACAAAAGCTATTTCCACCTGTTCCTCTCACCTGCTTGTGGCAAGTCTGTTCTACACGACCACTCTCTCCACTTATACAACGCCACACTCCATGCATTCCCCTGAACAGGATAAGGTGGTAGCGGTGTTTTACACCATCATCACACCTCTTCTGAACCCATTTATCTACAGCCTGAGGAATAAAGAAGTCATCGGGGCCTTGAGGAGACTGATAGGACTATGTATATTTGTACAGAAAATTTGA